gTAGAGACAGTTTGTTTTGAAAGATCAAAGGCTTACGACATACCCTTTGTCTTAAAGATATCAAACGATATTGCTTTGTAAAATAGATCATTTTTGCTACATTATCAGAATTTCTCAGCATTGGTGAGGATGGCCAATCCAGTGATGCTCTTGTTCTGTTTCAAGCTAATCTCAATCTGCACGCAGACCagcactccctctcctcctcctgctccagtGTCTCATGACCCCAGCAacgacacctctccctctcaccatgcCCCCCGCTTTGGCACCATCATCCCTAACCGCATCTTTGTGGGAGGCATTGATTTCAAGGTGACTTTTGTCTCTTTCTTTACTTTCATGGGGCCTCCTGGTTTCGGGTTTGAGACCTAACTTGACCTTTTTGCTGCTGCATGTTACTGGACCATGAAAATGGTGTGTTATTTTTGTGTGTAGACCAATGAGAGCGACCTGAGACGCTTCTTCTCCCAGCATGGAGCAGTGAAGGAGGTGAAGATAGTGATTGACCGTGCTGGGGTGTCAAAAGGGTGAGTTCAGTTAAACTGTAGATGTTCTGCCCCCGCAGACTGGATGACACCTGCAATGATGTTTATTAACTAAAGTATGACAATGGAAATGTAATCCAGGGACACTGTATCATTGCCTTGTGTTTGTGTCCGTCCCACAGATATGGCTTTGTCACCTTTGAGAcccaggaggatacagagagaatcCTTCATGATGTGAGTAACTAAAAGTACATTCTTTGACAAAAAGGGTTCCAAATGGGTTCTTCGgcagtccccataggagaaccctttttggttccaggtataattATTTTTGGttacatgtagaaccctctgtggaaagggttccacGTGGAATCCAAAACGGTTCCCCTATGAGCatagccgaagaaccctttttttctaagagtgtagagccaatatacatatatacatatgtacagattagaggtcgacctctactacagatatgGGATAGAGACGATACGATACAAACCTTATATCTCCTTCTAGAGGACAGCAGCTCAAATACACATTAGGTTTAGCTCAGTCCATCACCAGTAAAGACATGGTCATAGGTAGTTTATGTTCAGTGTAAAGTGATCTGTCTCAATCTGTACTGGATACCCCCTGTCCCTCTGCCACCACCACATCCCCAGGCTGACAGACTGTGCTTCCGGGACAAGAGGCTCAACATCGGCCAGGCCGTGCGCAAGCAGCAAGTGGGAGGTCACCGTAAGTAACAGAGCCCCGTAGAGCCGGGGTAGGCCACCCTGGTCCAGAAGTGCTTTAACcgacctggaagaccaggtgtgttgaatttaggcagtcactgaactgatcaattagctcatttggtcaggtgtggtgcctaGATTGAACAGAATCCTGCAGTACCTGCAGCACCTCAGAAACAGGGTTGTCTTCCCATGCTGTAGATGAGTGACAGCTGAAGCAGTAGCATTACATAGTGGTGGAAATGACTTTTTCAACACGTTTGTAATGCATCATTGAACATTTGAACAATCATACCATATATGGTCTTATCTTGATCGTGGTGGGTGGGGACTAATGTGCTCTTGCACTTGTTGGCTTTAAAATTCTGAATCATCACCTGGGATTGAGTGTCGACAACATTTGCCTTTGTACATAACCTTGAAGGTTGACTTGtgcctccttcctcctccactcagcaAACAGCTTCTCTGTGTCCAGCCATACTCCTGCCATGATACCCACCCCCTGTGGAACCATGTACCTCACCACCCCTACAGGGTACCCCTACACCTACCACAACGGAGTGGCTTACTTCCACACCCCAGAGATGAGCCCCTCCGCCCCCTACCACTGGCCCGTGAGTCCTATCCTTCACTCAGCCATGTGCTCAGGCCACATCTTCCCTGGTGGTGAATGAAATGTGCATTCTACATgaagatttgatttgaacacacaGCAACATGTGAGAATCATAGAGAGACTACTGATCATGTTTCATCCAGGAAACAGACACCACATACTACAGTGTTTTAGTCATTTTATACAATTCATTGCATTTGATAAAATCTTAAGTTATTGTACATTTGCTTTTTTTGGCGTAAATATAAATGTTATTTCGTACATGGCTGGTGTCCCGCAttacatgtgtgtctgtgtccttgtAGTCCCGCTCAGTGCCTGGCTCTCCAGTCATGCTGACCCACCAGCCTCCACCCATCTACCAGCAGCCAGCCTACCATCACTACCAGGTCAGAGCAGACTGTCCTGGATCGtctcaccaccaccattacagctTAGCTGaccagcctgatcccagatctgtttgtgttctaTAGGCAATGTTGTccatgaccataggagttggcaagacagcacaaacagatctgggaccaggctaaccgTAGTCACCAGTACAGCATCATAAGACATCCATTGTAAATACTGGTACCTCAGCCAATGACAGCCCAGTCAGCTGTTCAGATGTAATGGTATTGAGGTGTTATCCCAGGAGAAAGCTGGTGTACTCCTGGGTACTGATCTGTTTCCTATACTCTGTGTCCTTCAGGCCCCTACACAGTGTCACCCTAGTCACCTGCAATGGAACGTTCCTCAGGTAAGGGAAGGAGATGGGCTTCTGTGCTCTTCACCTCTATGTTTGTGAGTGGGTTTTTATCAGAGGCAAGGTGGATCCTAAATGTCaactaattgtgtgtgtgtcagtctccaGTGCCCTCCAGCCCAGTGTTGTACATGCAGCCCTCTGAGCTCCTGTACCAGCCCATGGAGCAGCCCAGCGACGGGGGCTGTGTCCAGCCTGCCATGCCCCTCATAGAGGCCCCCATCCCAGAGGTTGATAACATCCTgacctgggtcctgttcattacgCTCAAAACTGAGAAAAAAAACTACCATGGTCCAATAAGAAAGGCACATTTGTATTGACTGTTTCAAAATGTTTTGCCACAGTACGACCTACTGAACACAACCATTTTGTAGTTCCCTCGGTCAGTGTACTATTTCCCATATGCTACTTCATAGCGTTAGCATTAGGTGACAGTTGATGTATAAAACCGTACTCAGTGCTTACTTGTTCTACCATAGCAGCAGTTCATCGACCACATGGTGCAACCAGCCTACAATCACACGTTATCATACTACCCACAAAGTCCAGGGGGGATGACACCTGTGATGATACAGCAAGAACCAGGAAAGGTACCCGTTATAATACCAGTATAAACTTATTATGACATCATATGATAAGGCATGCTAGAGAATCATCTCTATTGGTCTGTTGTGTTGAATGATTGTTGGAGAAGGATTGTCATGTGTTGTGTCTGTTACGTTCCCCATCTAGGAACAGAAGTTCCACGCCATGAGGCGAGGTTACCCCTCCTCGCCGGTCAGCCTGAAGCCCAGGTACGGCCGCAACCCGCACTACGCCCACCTGCGCAAGGAGTACCGCCCAGAAATCACCACTGACCCCTCCCCTCCGCCCGCCACCGAACCACTCAAGTAGAGTATATCCACGTTTCCTTTCAGCCAATGAAACGCCCATCTCCTCAGGCAGAAAGACCcacttctctatctctccacccgCTTCTCAATCTCTCCATGACCCTGTCTCCTCCAACCCTTCACACGCATCATATTATTCAGTCCAGACAACTATGTGCTCGCTGAATGTTCATCTGTTTACTATAATTTAATAGAATATTGAGAATATGAATCATTTTAGCTACTAAAAAGTACTGTAAGCACTATGATGTAAGTGCTCGTTCTATCACTTCTGGACTGAAAAGGTGCATAGCTTCCTCTGGTGTTTTTCCCACGACTCAGGGAGGGATAACTAGCTCCTGGTACTGCATTGTACTGTTGAACTGTTTCATAAATAACCCAATGCACGATTGAGCTTAAAGTTAAGCTAAACGATCTTTTGTAACAAGAATGTTCCTCAATTGGCATTTGTGTCAAACTTTTGCCATGTAATCGTTCAGAGTATAGAAGCAAAAGGGAGCTATTTCCTGATACTGCTTTATATTGGCCTATTGGCCAATCACACGTTTTCTTTTTCAAATTAGCTCTTAACGCAAAGCAAAAAAAAGTCTTAACAAAGATTACTGCCAATATTAGTTCTAAATAAAAGCTCTCTATCTGCCATTGAGCATGTTTTATCTCTTTGATATTAGAATAGTCAAGATTACTGTCTTTATAATGTGACTGCAATACATGttggaaaatgtattttaaaataatTAGGCTGCTGTCACAGAGGAGTGCAAATAGATCCCTAGAGAGTTAAATACATAACCAGGAGATTATTTTATACATTTAGCAtttttatgtatctcatgttttCAAGAGCTGTTTCATATAGATTTAGCTGTGATTGTGAGTCTCTAAAAACAATGTGCCCTCCAGATGAGGGGTAACATCAAAATAACTCTGTCCACTGGACTGGGACCACAAATAAAGTACAATGAACATCAGTCAAACAGATTCACATGGTCTTTCGTCGGCTTTGTGTGACGGCTGGGACATTTCAAGATTGGAAGGTCAACACGGCAAGCTCTTTTTGCCGCTCTTTCCTGCCTGTAAATTATTCGCCTCATCTTCATCAACTTCAATCACCCTGGGTTCTGTCATGAGTCACCCTGGGTTCAGTCATGAGTCACCCTGGGTTCAGTCATGAGTCACCCTGGGTTCACTCAGGTCTACACGGTTTGGTTACTTTTTCTCCTGCATCCTGTCTTGGTCTGCTCCCTCATTGGTTATGCATGTATTCTGTTaaaattgtattgtattctataaCTGATAAGCTATGGGTGTCAGAGTTGAGGTTTAACTAAAGAATTTATGACATCACATATTTCATTGAGGCCTATTTTTTAGAATAATTATTTGAATAGCTGGATTGCATGTACTATGAGGTGTCTGGTTTTGTTTAGTGTGAACTGCGATTCACTTTCATTTCATTATCTTCCctgtaaaaatatataatcaGGGTAGAAACATCGATTTTTTTCCACAACGGTTCATAATTGAAAAGTTATGCCGTTTTGCTCTGAAACATACTTGTTTTCTTGTTGAGAATTGATCATAGTGAAAGTCAATGCCAGAAGAAAAGAAATGACAGAATCATTTCTTAAATAAGTGCTCCCATGTtctgttaatttatcattaaAATAACAGTTTAGGTCAATTTGATTTGGTCAGTTACTAATAAAACAGaattaaagtttgatttgaaatgACAATTTTAGGAAGAGTATTTTGTTGTATTCCAAGCATGCCTGTAATTTCTCAATGTTCCATTTGAATAAACAGGTTTTACTCTTTACATATTGTCATAGCACCACATTGTCAAGTCAATGTGTCTTGCTTTTTAAAACATACATAAATGTTGAACTATTTATTACAATGTTAGACGTTTGAAGTTCAGTTTGGGGATATTCCACCTCTACCTCCTGTAATCCCTTTACTCAATCTGAGGAGCAGATCAACTATGCTTTGCTCCAAAGTACAGTCTTTTAAAAAATGTCATATTGTTTTAGAGTTAAGATATGCTGTTCGTCTACCCTTTTTATAAATGAGGCGAAGTTGTCTTGACCTTACAGTTAAGATGTTTTAACATCAGTGCATGTATGTTTTGGATATAGTTCTGAACACTAACATTTGGATGTTTACTTTGATGTTCTTCTGCACATTACATTGTGCCTTGTTCTTTCTGAATATTGGGGGGGATGTTTAAGACTTGTTGTGTTCAGAAGTGGGTCGT
The window above is part of the Oncorhynchus gorbuscha isolate QuinsamMale2020 ecotype Even-year linkage group LG21, OgorEven_v1.0, whole genome shotgun sequence genome. Proteins encoded here:
- the LOC124008346 gene encoding protein boule-like isoform X3, which produces MENEITTSTPSPPPAPVSHDPSNDTSPSHHAPRFGTIIPNRIFVGGIDFKTNESDLRRFFSQHGAVKEVKIVIDRAGVSKGYGFVTFETQEDTERILHDADRLCFRDKRLNIGQAVRKQQVGGHPNSFSVSSHTPAMIPTPCGTMYLTTPTGYPYTYHNGVAYFHTPEMSPSAPYHWPSRSVPGSPVMLTHQPPPIYQQPAYHHYQAPTQCHPSHLQWNVPQSPVPSSPVLYMQPSELLYQPMEQPSDGGCVQPAMPLIEAPIPEQQFIDHMVQPAYNHTLSYYPQSPGGMTPVMIQQEPGKEQKFHAMRRGYPSSPVSLKPRYGRNPHYAHLRKEYRPEITTDPSPPPATEPLK
- the LOC124008346 gene encoding protein boule-like isoform X1, giving the protein MENEITLISICTQTSTPSPPPAPVSHDPSNDTSPSHHAPRFGTIIPNRIFVGGIDFKTNESDLRRFFSQHGAVKEVKIVIDRAGVSKGYGFVTFETQEDTERILHDADRLCFRDKRLNIGQAVRKQQVGGHPNSFSVSSHTPAMIPTPCGTMYLTTPTGYPYTYHNGVAYFHTPEMSPSAPYHWPSRSVPGSPVMLTHQPPPIYQQPAYHHYQAPTQCHPSHLQWNVPQSPVPSSPVLYMQPSELLYQPMEQPSDGGCVQPAMPLIEAPIPEQQFIDHMVQPAYNHTLSYYPQSPGGMTPVMIQQEPGKEQKFHAMRRGYPSSPVSLKPRYGRNPHYAHLRKEYRPEITTDPSPPPATEPLK
- the LOC124008346 gene encoding protein boule-like isoform X2; the protein is MENEITLISICTQTSTPSPPPAPVSHDPSNDTSPSHHAPRFGTIIPNRIFVGGIDFKTNESDLRRFFSQHGAVKEVKIVIDRAGVSKGYGFVTFETQEDTERILHDADRLCFRDKRLNIGQAVRKQQVGGHPNSFSVSSHTPAMIPTPCGTMYLTTPTGYPYTYHNGVAYFHTPEMSPSAPYHWPSRSVPGSPVMLTHQPPPIYQQPAYHHYQAPTQCHPSHLQWNVPQSPVPSSPVLYMQPSELLYQPMEQPSDGGCVQPAMPLIEAPIPEQFIDHMVQPAYNHTLSYYPQSPGGMTPVMIQQEPGKEQKFHAMRRGYPSSPVSLKPRYGRNPHYAHLRKEYRPEITTDPSPPPATEPLK